The proteins below come from a single Chitinophaga pinensis DSM 2588 genomic window:
- a CDS encoding BamA/TamA family outer membrane protein, with product MIKGYSHISSTVIAALVALCISACSTTRTVPENDRLYTGASVKWEGKKPRDYSTLTAEMSSRTRPKPNRKFAGMPIRLWLYNLGNEPKGKGLNYLLRKKWGEPPVLLSSAKPDYTANVLEQYLVDNGFFQAAVASEIKYSGKKKASITYTTTPNHRYRIKSVTFETDSSDLGKAVAAAKEGSSLKLNRPYRLDSVVAERNRVHSILKEQGYYYFTPDHLLIEVDSTNNGMVDLYLKVKDETPVAARKQYKMKNITLYPNYSLDNDSLSRRGTPVQYNHIRIVDSTKKFRPSVFDRSVFLKPDSLYRLSDHNTTLRRLTDLGTFKFVKGQFRAVRGDSSKLNASFFLTPYPRRSLSAELRGTSKSNNFAGSEIRITARNRNWLHAANLLEITLAGGLEWQVGGRTTTNNTTLRGGNSYNIKAEAAVTIPRFWQPLFNFNVKTPYVPRTRISLSYELFSRSQLYNLNAYTFQFQYIWRQTQYLEHKWSPVAITYVLPTSTTTGYDSILRNDPSQRAAIEKQFILGGNYSITFNNQADNRVHSFYLNGDLDYSGNLAGLIIPKKDSARKIIGAPFAQYVRLTADLRHYWKLSRKLTWVNRLYAGFGMPYGNSTTLPFVKQYFIGGSSSLRGFRARTLGPGSYRDTTSQYLANEAGDIRLEYNSELRAKLTGIFNAAVFIDAGNIWLKQDVPSKPGSKFKASTFGNQIAVDAGAGLRVDASIIVVRLDLAFPLRKPWLPSDERWVIKDIKFGDPDWRKENLILNIAIGYPF from the coding sequence ATGATCAAAGGATACAGCCATATATCATCCACTGTTATCGCAGCGCTGGTTGCCCTGTGCATCAGTGCCTGTAGCACGACCAGGACCGTTCCTGAGAATGACCGCCTGTACACCGGCGCATCAGTGAAATGGGAAGGAAAAAAACCCAGGGATTACAGTACGCTGACCGCTGAAATGAGCAGCCGTACAAGGCCAAAACCTAATCGTAAATTTGCCGGAATGCCTATCAGGCTCTGGTTGTATAACTTAGGTAACGAACCTAAAGGCAAAGGGTTGAACTACCTGTTAAGAAAAAAATGGGGAGAACCCCCTGTATTACTGAGCAGCGCAAAGCCCGACTATACTGCCAATGTATTGGAACAGTACCTGGTTGACAATGGTTTTTTTCAGGCGGCAGTAGCCTCTGAAATCAAATATAGCGGTAAGAAAAAGGCTTCTATTACTTACACAACTACGCCCAATCATCGCTATCGTATCAAAAGTGTGACCTTCGAAACCGACAGCAGCGATCTGGGTAAAGCAGTAGCGGCAGCAAAGGAGGGAAGCTCCCTGAAACTAAACCGTCCCTACCGTCTGGATAGTGTCGTTGCAGAACGGAACAGGGTACATAGTATATTAAAGGAACAGGGATACTATTACTTCACACCCGATCACCTGTTGATAGAAGTAGATAGTACCAACAACGGCATGGTGGACCTCTACCTGAAGGTCAAAGATGAAACCCCTGTGGCTGCGCGCAAGCAGTATAAGATGAAGAACATCACATTGTATCCTAACTACTCTCTGGATAATGACTCCCTGAGCCGCAGAGGTACGCCGGTACAATACAATCATATCAGGATCGTTGATTCTACTAAAAAATTCAGACCCAGTGTGTTTGACCGCTCTGTGTTCCTGAAACCAGATAGTTTATACAGATTATCAGACCATAATACCACCCTCCGCCGGCTGACGGACCTGGGTACCTTCAAATTTGTAAAAGGACAGTTCCGTGCTGTAAGAGGAGACAGTTCAAAGCTGAATGCCAGTTTCTTCCTGACGCCTTATCCGCGCAGAAGCTTATCAGCTGAATTAAGAGGTACTTCTAAGTCCAACAACTTCGCCGGTTCTGAGATCAGGATCACAGCACGTAACCGTAACTGGTTACATGCTGCCAACCTGTTAGAAATCACGTTAGCGGGCGGTCTTGAATGGCAGGTAGGCGGGCGGACCACAACCAATAATACAACCCTGAGAGGTGGTAACTCCTATAATATCAAAGCAGAAGCTGCAGTGACCATCCCACGTTTCTGGCAGCCTTTGTTCAATTTTAATGTGAAGACACCTTATGTGCCCCGCACCCGTATCAGCCTGAGTTATGAGCTTTTTAGCCGTAGCCAGCTGTATAACCTGAACGCGTATACATTCCAGTTCCAGTACATCTGGCGGCAAACGCAATACCTGGAACATAAGTGGTCGCCGGTAGCGATTACCTATGTACTGCCAACCAGCACGACAACCGGGTATGACAGTATATTACGGAATGATCCCAGCCAGCGGGCAGCGATTGAAAAGCAATTCATACTGGGAGGCAATTACAGCATTACTTTCAACAATCAGGCAGACAACCGTGTGCATAGTTTCTACCTGAATGGTGACCTGGATTACTCGGGTAATCTGGCGGGATTGATTATACCGAAAAAAGACAGCGCCAGAAAGATCATCGGCGCTCCCTTTGCACAATATGTAAGGCTGACCGCCGACTTGCGTCACTACTGGAAACTAAGCCGGAAACTGACCTGGGTAAACCGCCTGTATGCCGGTTTTGGTATGCCGTACGGTAACTCTACTACATTACCATTTGTAAAACAATACTTTATTGGTGGTAGTAGCAGTCTTCGCGGCTTCCGTGCCAGAACACTGGGCCCAGGTTCTTACAGAGATACCACAAGTCAGTACCTGGCGAATGAGGCAGGGGATATCAGACTGGAATATAACTCTGAATTACGTGCGAAGCTGACGGGCATCTTCAATGCCGCTGTATTCATAGATGCGGGGAACATCTGGCTCAAACAGGATGTACCAAGTAAACCTGGTAGCAAGTTCAAAGCAAGCACCTTTGGTAATCAGATAGCGGTAGATGCAGGCGCCGGTCTTCGTGTAGACGCCTCAATTATCGTCGTGCGACTTGATCTCGCATTCCCCCTGCGTAAACCATGGTTGCCTTCTGATGAAAGATGGGTAATAAAAGATATTAAGTTTGGCGATCCTGACTGGCGAAAAGAAAATCTCATTCTAAATATTGCGATTGGATATCCTTTCTGA
- a CDS encoding septal ring lytic transglycosylase RlpA family protein, with translation MMTMKYTRNTILLLSALFFLASCSKKITETGKASYYADKFEGRKTASGEVFRQGGLTAAHRTLPFGTKVTVINVSNGRSVKVRINDRGPFAEGRVIDLSKKAAKRIGMLTTGVAPVEVKYKKKK, from the coding sequence ATGATGACAATGAAATATACACGCAATACAATACTCCTGCTCAGCGCATTATTTTTCTTAGCGTCCTGCAGCAAGAAGATCACAGAAACAGGAAAGGCGTCTTATTATGCTGACAAGTTTGAAGGCCGTAAAACTGCCAGTGGGGAAGTATTCAGACAGGGAGGATTGACAGCAGCACATCGCACATTGCCTTTCGGCACCAAAGTGACTGTTATTAACGTATCAAACGGCCGCTCAGTAAAAGTGCGCATCAATGACCGTGGACCGTTTGCCGAAGGCAGAGTAATTGATCTCTCCAAGAAAGCGGCAAAACGTATTGGTATGCTCACAACAGGTGTCGCGCCTGTAGAGGTAAAATACAAGAAGAAGAAATAA
- a CDS encoding type 1 glutamine amidotransferase domain-containing protein, which translates to MENKLSNKKVAILVADGFEEVEFTQPLEALQEAGAQIDVISLHDGEVKAWAEKDWGNTYPVDKTVNQVDAKDYDALVLPGGVMNPDHLRENQDAVNFVSGFFDDSKPIAAICHGPWTLIETGELKGRTVTSYPSLKTDLTNAGANWVDQEVVVDNGLVTSRNPHDLPAFCRKMVEEIGEGIHA; encoded by the coding sequence ATGGAAAACAAACTCAGTAATAAGAAAGTCGCCATTCTTGTGGCTGACGGCTTTGAAGAAGTAGAATTTACACAGCCGCTGGAGGCATTGCAGGAAGCTGGTGCACAGATAGATGTGATATCGCTGCATGACGGAGAGGTAAAAGCCTGGGCTGAAAAAGACTGGGGGAATACTTACCCTGTTGATAAAACAGTTAATCAGGTAGATGCGAAAGATTATGACGCACTTGTACTGCCAGGTGGTGTAATGAATCCTGATCACCTGAGAGAGAATCAGGACGCAGTTAATTTTGTTTCCGGCTTTTTTGATGATAGTAAACCAATTGCTGCCATCTGTCATGGTCCATGGACACTGATAGAAACAGGTGAACTGAAAGGCAGAACGGTTACTTCTTACCCTTCCCTGAAAACAGATCTGACAAATGCAGGCGCTAACTGGGTCGACCAGGAAGTAGTGGTGGATAATGGCCTGGTGACCAGCCGTAATCCGCATGACTTACCCGCCTTCTGCAGAAAGATGGTAGAAGAGATAGGTGAAGGCATACACGCCTGA
- the corA gene encoding magnesium/cobalt transporter CorA, with the protein MPRSNRIIPIQPIQDVLETLNPFKARKQRLMNYNPVTGPLTRKPSVCEKITIFNYSNTYFEEVTLAGNQVDEIFKHIDSKNTVWINVDGINKETVHRICIELGIHILLEDDIMSVGQRAKMDEIGDHLFCLLPMMYFNAENCTVDQEQVSIVLGKNFVISFQEEVEKDVFNHVREKLRINNSRMRSVGADYLCYSLIDTIVDSYYLIIEKLGERIELMEDAVQHQANTRAQARINFLRKELLLFKRAIAPVRELVNGFLKSDSDLLEERTTKYFKDVYDHIIQANDLAENYRDMILNVQDLYHTQINLKMNEIMKVLAVVTTIMAPLTFIAGIYGMNFDNMPELHTRNGYYYTMGFMLVMLIGMILLFKKKRWF; encoded by the coding sequence ATGCCAAGGTCAAATAGAATAATACCCATTCAGCCGATTCAGGATGTATTGGAAACCTTGAACCCTTTCAAGGCCAGGAAGCAACGGTTAATGAACTATAATCCGGTAACCGGTCCGCTGACCAGGAAACCATCTGTTTGTGAGAAGATTACCATCTTTAATTACAGCAATACATATTTTGAAGAGGTGACCTTAGCCGGAAACCAGGTAGACGAGATTTTTAAACATATTGACAGTAAGAACACCGTGTGGATTAATGTCGATGGCATCAATAAAGAAACCGTACACAGGATCTGTATTGAACTGGGTATTCACATCCTGCTGGAAGATGATATAATGAGCGTAGGACAGCGGGCAAAGATGGACGAAATCGGAGATCACCTGTTCTGCCTGCTCCCTATGATGTATTTCAATGCAGAAAACTGTACGGTGGACCAGGAGCAGGTCAGTATTGTATTAGGAAAGAATTTCGTTATCTCCTTCCAGGAAGAAGTGGAAAAGGACGTCTTCAATCACGTAAGAGAAAAGCTCCGCATCAATAACTCACGTATGCGCTCAGTGGGAGCCGATTATCTCTGTTATTCACTGATAGATACAATTGTGGATAGCTATTATCTCATTATAGAGAAACTGGGAGAAAGGATTGAGTTGATGGAAGATGCGGTACAGCATCAGGCTAATACCCGTGCGCAGGCCAGAATTAATTTCCTGCGCAAGGAATTATTGCTGTTCAAACGGGCAATTGCCCCGGTAAGGGAACTGGTAAACGGATTCCTGAAAAGTGACAGCGATCTGCTGGAGGAGCGGACCACCAAATATTTCAAAGATGTATACGATCATATCATCCAGGCCAATGACCTGGCGGAGAACTACCGCGATATGATATTGAACGTACAGGATCTCTATCACACCCAGATCAATCTCAAAATGAATGAGATTATGAAGGTATTAGCGGTGGTAACTACCATTATGGCCCCGCTGACTTTCATCGCCGGGATCTATGGTATGAACTTCGACAATATGCCGGAGCTGCATACCAGGAATGGGTATTACTACACCATGGGCTTTATGCTGGTGATGTTGATCGGAATGATCCTGTTATTTAAGAAGAAACGCTGGTTTTAA
- a CDS encoding DUF2480 family protein, with amino-acid sequence MEEIVNKVAQSGILTLDLEDYYPKEELVEFDLKPYLFMEMILKEKDFRTALQEHNWEQYNNKNVAIFCSADAVIPFWAYMLVMTYLEPVAHFAAFGDKKQVHHTQFMKSLAAIDVNEYVDKRVVIKGCGDKGAGEAAYVEITRLLKPVVKSLMYGEPCSTVPIYKKK; translated from the coding sequence ATGGAAGAGATTGTAAATAAGGTAGCACAGAGTGGAATCTTGACCCTGGATCTGGAAGATTACTATCCGAAGGAAGAATTAGTGGAGTTTGATCTGAAACCCTACCTCTTCATGGAGATGATCCTGAAAGAGAAAGACTTCCGTACCGCATTACAGGAACATAACTGGGAACAGTACAACAATAAAAATGTCGCCATTTTCTGCTCCGCAGATGCAGTTATACCTTTCTGGGCTTATATGCTCGTTATGACTTACCTAGAGCCTGTTGCTCACTTTGCCGCCTTTGGCGATAAAAAACAGGTGCATCATACACAATTCATGAAGAGCCTGGCGGCTATCGATGTGAACGAATACGTGGATAAACGTGTCGTTATTAAAGGTTGTGGGGATAAAGGTGCCGGTGAAGCCGCATATGTGGAAATCACACGTTTACTGAAACCGGTGGTAAAAAGCCTGATGTACGGCGAACCCTGCTCCACCGTACCTATCTATAAAAAGAAGTAA
- a CDS encoding peptidylprolyl isomerase, translating to MSVIQKIRDKYAVVIVVVICLAIVSFLLQDAFFGKNSLIRRSTTVGKVNGTELEFTEYQQMIKNAEDRMRMSNGAVNEQITQQARESAWTKFLSDNILSAQYEKLGLAVTEEEIKDQFTGKNPSPIITQQFTDEKTGKFDRARMQQVLASISQDKTGQMRAGLLQLEEYIAQSRVSEKYLSLIKQAVYYPKWLAEKQIQDNAQTASISYVSVPYASIADSTVKVSDSELNSFINSHKELFKVEESRKVDYLAFNVIPSAADTAATLKVLMDAKQELDTISNNDIAAFINRNSDLPYYDSYISKSALMVPQKDTLVTLPVGAVFGPYYDNNLIVYAKMIDRKTLPDSVKVRHILVATQNQQGGGLPDSLAKARIDSIERAVKGGADFKALVEQYTDDVRSKPTGGEYDVTPSTDFLKEFKDFALEKGKGAIGVVKTAAGYHLIEVLEQKNIGSAVKLAYLAKPVSPSRETDSKAYAEANEFASKNRDAKTFEKTIQEKGLNKRIADNLRPMDFVIPGIGQARELVRWAYDSDKGAVSNVFTFDNTYVVAVLTTVRAEGTAPLEDVRPSVEAEVRKQKKAAQIIEKIKSPASLADVSKATNQPEQKADGIGFGTPFVASMGFEPRVVGAAFNKAWGTAKVSAPIEGNAGVYVLKVDSYQPGQGGQDPASVSRAYEQSMLSALDGQLFTVLKKLSKIEDNRSKFF from the coding sequence ATGTCAGTTATTCAGAAGATCAGGGATAAATATGCCGTGGTGATCGTAGTAGTGATCTGCCTGGCTATTGTTAGTTTCCTGTTGCAGGACGCCTTTTTCGGCAAAAACTCTCTTATTCGCCGTTCCACAACTGTTGGTAAAGTAAATGGCACGGAACTCGAATTCACCGAGTATCAGCAAATGATTAAAAATGCTGAGGACAGAATGCGCATGTCTAACGGCGCAGTGAACGAACAGATCACTCAGCAGGCACGTGAATCAGCGTGGACTAAATTTCTCAGCGATAACATACTGAGTGCTCAGTACGAAAAACTGGGTCTGGCTGTTACCGAAGAGGAAATTAAAGACCAGTTCACCGGTAAAAATCCTAGTCCTATTATTACTCAGCAGTTTACTGATGAGAAAACCGGAAAGTTTGACCGCGCCCGTATGCAACAGGTGCTAGCCAGCATCAGCCAGGATAAAACCGGTCAGATGCGTGCAGGACTCCTCCAGCTGGAAGAATACATCGCTCAGTCAAGAGTTTCTGAGAAATACCTTTCCCTGATCAAACAGGCCGTATATTATCCTAAATGGTTAGCTGAAAAACAGATCCAGGATAACGCACAGACAGCATCTATATCTTATGTATCTGTTCCATACGCCTCTATCGCTGACTCTACTGTTAAAGTATCTGACAGCGAACTGAATAGCTTCATCAACAGTCACAAAGAACTGTTCAAAGTAGAAGAATCCCGTAAAGTTGATTACCTCGCTTTCAATGTGATCCCTTCTGCCGCTGATACCGCTGCCACCCTGAAAGTCCTGATGGATGCAAAACAGGAACTGGACACCATCAGCAACAATGATATCGCTGCCTTCATCAACCGTAACTCTGACTTGCCTTATTATGATAGTTATATCTCTAAAAGTGCACTGATGGTTCCGCAGAAGGATACCCTGGTAACTTTACCAGTTGGCGCCGTATTCGGTCCTTATTATGATAATAACCTGATCGTTTATGCTAAAATGATCGATCGCAAAACTTTACCGGATAGCGTTAAAGTACGTCATATATTAGTAGCAACTCAGAATCAGCAAGGCGGTGGCTTACCTGATTCCCTGGCGAAAGCACGCATCGACAGTATCGAAAGAGCTGTAAAAGGTGGCGCTGACTTCAAAGCCCTGGTTGAACAGTATACTGACGACGTTAGAAGCAAACCTACCGGTGGTGAATATGATGTAACTCCATCTACTGACTTCCTGAAAGAATTCAAAGATTTCGCACTGGAAAAAGGTAAAGGTGCTATCGGTGTTGTGAAAACTGCCGCTGGTTACCACCTGATCGAGGTACTGGAACAAAAGAATATCGGTTCTGCAGTGAAACTGGCTTATCTCGCTAAACCAGTATCTCCTAGCCGTGAAACCGATAGCAAAGCTTACGCTGAAGCAAATGAATTCGCTTCTAAAAACCGTGATGCTAAAACTTTTGAGAAAACTATCCAGGAGAAAGGTCTTAACAAACGTATCGCTGATAACCTCCGCCCTATGGATTTCGTCATCCCAGGTATCGGTCAGGCGCGTGAACTCGTTCGTTGGGCTTATGATTCTGATAAAGGTGCCGTAAGTAACGTATTCACTTTCGACAATACTTATGTAGTAGCTGTACTGACTACCGTTCGTGCTGAAGGTACTGCTCCGCTGGAAGATGTCAGACCTTCAGTTGAAGCTGAAGTTAGAAAGCAGAAGAAAGCTGCTCAGATCATCGAAAAAATTAAATCTCCGGCTTCCCTGGCTGATGTATCAAAAGCAACCAACCAGCCAGAACAGAAAGCGGATGGTATTGGCTTCGGTACACCATTCGTTGCCAGCATGGGCTTCGAACCTCGCGTTGTAGGTGCTGCCTTCAACAAAGCATGGGGTACTGCTAAAGTTAGCGCTCCAATCGAAGGTAACGCTGGTGTATACGTACTGAAAGTTGATAGCTACCAGCCTGGTCAAGGTGGTCAGGATCCTGCAAGCGTTAGCCGTGCTTACGAACAAAGCATGCTTTCTGCATTGGATGGTCAGTTATTCACAGTACTGAAAAAACTGAGCAAAATCGAAGACAACCGTAGCAAATTCTTTTAA
- a CDS encoding ferrous iron transport protein A yields the protein MKKGVIKLSSLAIGKSAVITSFEKDDLHLKLMEMGCVPGETVKVEKIAPLGDPISIMVAGYNLSLRKTEADYIWVEELV from the coding sequence ATGAAAAAAGGAGTGATTAAATTGTCTTCCCTCGCTATTGGAAAAAGTGCCGTTATCACATCTTTTGAAAAAGATGATTTGCACCTTAAGTTAATGGAAATGGGTTGTGTACCCGGTGAAACAGTGAAAGTAGAAAAGATCGCCCCACTCGGAGATCCGATTTCAATTATGGTAGCCGGTTATAATCTTTCCCTCCGTAAAACAGAAGCAGACTATATATGGGTCGAAGAATTGGTTTAA
- the ybeY gene encoding rRNA maturation RNase YbeY translates to MAINFTAHEVKVNLKNKTKLKAFIKDLFVQEGQRMKSMQYVFCSDEYLLEINQQFLQHDTLTDIVTFEMGEDPDVTEGEIYISVDRVRENAEKFKVTEEQELHRVIFHGALHLCGYKDKTKDQSAKMRQMENQCLEQYFG, encoded by the coding sequence ATGGCAATCAATTTTACTGCACATGAGGTGAAAGTAAATCTAAAGAATAAGACGAAACTGAAAGCGTTCATAAAAGACTTATTTGTGCAGGAGGGGCAGAGAATGAAAAGTATGCAGTATGTTTTTTGTAGTGATGAATACCTTTTAGAAATCAACCAACAGTTTCTGCAGCATGATACGCTCACTGATATTGTAACCTTTGAAATGGGAGAGGACCCTGATGTGACTGAGGGAGAAATTTACATCAGCGTTGATCGCGTTCGGGAGAATGCGGAGAAATTCAAAGTGACGGAAGAGCAAGAATTGCATCGGGTGATTTTTCATGGAGCTCTTCATCTTTGTGGTTACAAAGACAAAACAAAAGATCAATCTGCTAAGATGAGGCAGATGGAAAACCAGTGTCTTGAACAATACTTCGGCTAA